In a single window of the Magnolia sinica isolate HGM2019 chromosome 7, MsV1, whole genome shotgun sequence genome:
- the LOC131251045 gene encoding metacaspase-9-like has protein sequence MGRKVALLVGCNYSGNPKCRENGLYGCINDVKAMQGLIRHRFGFLDGNITILTDETQKQPTQKQPTRLNILDELNKMIDAANPGDTLLFYFSGGGALVNRPVNPPVTNEIKRGKSAIIPCDLKPITGADMVAILNRLPDGAFFTFICDSSYSGGLFDENVQTESNVPDHANNCNFKSKTIPSNLLQSINVSENLPAGIPPPVILFSSSRWNEESVEVHLNCDVSMAFSAYSGAIQKLFNSPQAGNGLNAPYANREVDAFTRASLGYLGFDQHPCLIPNKNNAVALFLNGYGPGVCRIV, from the exons ATGGGGAGAAAAGTGGCTCTGTTGGTGGGATGCAACTACTCAGGCAACCCCAAATGCCGTGAAAACGGGCTGTATGGGTGCATAAATGACGTGAAAGCCATGCAAGGCCTGATCCGTCACCGCTTCGGCTTTCTGGATGGCAACATTACGATCTTGACCGATGAGACGCAGAAGCAGCCCACGCAGAAGCAGCCCACGCGTCTTAATATTCTAGATGAGCTTAATAAGATGATCGATGCAGCTAACCCGGGAGACACCTTGTTATTCTACTTCAGTGGGGGTGGGGCTCTGGTTAATCGCCCGGTTAATCCCCCGGTTACGAATGAGATCAAAAGGGGCAAGTCAGCGATCATTCCTTGCGATCTCAAGCCCATTACAG GTGCGGACATGGTGGCTATACTCAATCGGTTGCCGGACGGGGCATTCTTCACCTTCATATGCGACTCGTCATACAGTGGCGGCCTCTTCGACGAGAATGTTCAGACTGAATCCAATGTCCCTGATCATGCgaacaactgcaacttcaaaTCGAAAACCATTCCCTCTAATTTACTTCAGTCTATCAATGTTAGTGAGAACTTGCCAGCAGGCATCCCACCACCCGTTATCCTGTTCAGCAGCTCTAGGTGGAACGAGGAATCGGTGGAAGTGCATCTAAACTGCGATGTGTCAATGGCATTCAGCGCATACAGCGGTGCGATCCAGAAATTGTTTAACTCGCCCCAAGCAGGGAATGGTCTCAATGCGCCGTACGCCAATAGGGAGGTAGATGCATTTACTAGGGCATCGTTGGGCTATCTAGGGTTCGATCAACACCCGTGCCTCATCCCCAATAAGAATAATGCGGTTGCACTTTTCCTGAACGGCTATGGCCCAGGGGTCTGCAGGATTGTCTAg